The following are encoded together in the Penicillium digitatum chromosome 3, complete sequence genome:
- a CDS encoding MFS phosphate transporter, putative: MTDFGPRAPHGPDMSGDHNPLEDMDIHEKGAFDSLIRPDDSYTPEGIYWADLPLWKKITFVTSYNNMEAKRELKEIWAMIKVDPLSPVSYYFRNMVLPGAGLGLEGYVLFSIGNIKPLFQAAFPACWKHAKICNKQWINAIDYLEIIGIIVGQILVGILGDWIGRRWGLIQDAVIMLLGLVMLTAAWGVTQNGWIICYAWCLFIYGIGVGGEYPMTATSGMENAVGSGKVSTKEDRLHRGRKVTSAFLMQGWGQFFNQVLLIILLLCFHHGSGNNPYSEVAVQWTYRVSFAIPAVGTLWLVYYRAYHMKAASKQLTAAKKKASVTGYDAQSLKLTFKYFGFRIFATAGGWFANDVFFYGNKLFQSEFIKVISPASSSVMPTWLWNLVNVGVSLCGYYMASFLIDNKLYGRKWMQIVGFMLCFVLFVVPAFHFDYYRRPENIKAFQAMYFLSSFFNQFGPNSVSFLVAAEVFPTPIRASAHGMSAAWGKAGALLAAVLYNYIDTQTKFYVVPWFGLAGAIITALFLPDTTGLDLKEQERRWQYLRQGREEEYHGPAVHPKHLSWYERYVLRKSRYYNAELDYQQKVEEYRIEWENAMAAKSAEKHAADAVDTDDSLLEGHVHTYFHRTSPMFKGMEKNVSSKQDTFTLPPAAESESEDASNNEKR; the protein is encoded by the exons ATGACCGACTTTGGTCCTCGTGCCCCTCATGGGCCCGATATGTCAGGAGACCATAACCCGCTGGAGGATATGGACATCCACGAGAAGGGTGCTTTCGATTCCCTCATTCGCCCCGATGACAGCTACACCCCCGAGGGCATCTACTGGGCCGATCTCCCGCTGTGGAAGAAGATCACCTTCGTCACCTCCTACAACAACATGGAGGCAAAGCGAGAGCTGAAGGAAATCTGGGCTATGATCAAGGTGGATCCTCTCTCGCCCGTCTCTTATTACTTCCGCAACATGGTCCTCCCTGGTGCCGGTCTCGGTCTGGAAGGTTACGTGCTTTTCTCTATCGGCAACATCAAGCCTCTCTTCCAAGCAGCCTTCCCTGCTTGCTGGAAACACGCCAAAATTTGCAACAAGCAGTGGATCAACGCCATTGACTACCTCGAGATCATCGGTATTATTGTGGGTCAGATTCTGGTTGGAATCTTGGGTGACTG GATTGGCCGTCGATGGGGTTTGATCCAGGATGCCGTTATCATGCTTCTTGGTCTTGTCATGTTGACTGCCGCCTGGGGTGTGACCCAGAATGGCTGGATCATCTGTTACGCGTGGTGTCTCTTCATCTACGGTATCGGTGTTGGTGGTGAGTACCCTATGACTGCCACCAGTGGTATGGAAAACGCCGTCGGTTCTGGTAAGGTCTCCACCAAAGAAGATCGCCTGCACCGTGGCCGCAAGGTCACTTCCGCCTTCCTTATGCAGGGCTGGGGCCAGTTCTTCAATCAGGTTCTTCTGATTATTCTTCTGCTTTGCTTCCACCACGGTAGCGGTAACAACCCTTATTCCGAGGTCGCTGTTCAGTGGACCTACCGAGTTTCCTTCGCGATTCCTGCTGTCGGTACTTTGTGGCTTGTTTACTACCGTGCCTACCACATGAAGGCTGCTAGCAAGCAACTCACCGctgccaagaagaaggcttCCGTTACTGGTTACGATGCCCAGTCCCTGAAGCTGACCTTCAAGTACTTCGGATTCCGGATTTTCGCAACTGCTGGCGGCTGGTTCGCCAACGATGTTTTCTTCTACGGCAACAAGCTCTTCCAAAGCGAGTTCATCAAAGTCATTAGTCCCGCATCCAGCTCTGTCATGCCCACCTGGCTGTGGAACTTGGTCAATGTCGGTGTCTCTCTGTGCGGATACTACATGGCCTCTTTCCTGATCGACAACAAGCTGTACGGTCGCAAGTGGATGCAGATCGTTGGTTTCATGCTCTGCTTCGTTCTGTTTGTCGTCCCTGCTTTCCACTTCGACTACTACCGCCGACCCGAGAACATCAAGGCTTTCCAGGCCATGTACTTCCTGAGCTCTTTCTTCAACCAGTTCGGTCCCAACTCGGTCTCCTTCCTGGTCGCTGCTGAGGTTTTCCCCACTCCCATTCGCGCTTCCGCTCACGGCATGTCCGCTGCTTGGGGCAAGGCCGGTGCCCTTCTCGCCGCCGTCCTGTACAACTACATCGATACCCAGACCAAGTTCTACGTTGTGCCTTGGTTTGGTCTGGCTGGTGCCATCATCACTGCGCTCTTCCTTCCCGACACCACTGGTCTGGACTTGAAGGAGCAGGAGCGCCGCTGGCAATATCTCCGTCAGGGTCGCGAGGAAGAGTACCACGGTCCTGCCGTGCACCCCAAGCACCTGTCTTGGTACGAGCGCTACGTCCTGCGTAAGTCCCGCTACTACAATGCCGAACTCGACTACCAACAGAAGGTCGAGGAATACCGCATCGAGTGGGAGAACGCTATGGCCGCCAAGTCCGCCGAGAAGCATGCTGCGGATGCTGTTGACACCGATGACTCCCTTCTCGAGGGTCATGTGCACACCTACTTCCACCGCACCAGCCCTATGTTCAAGGGCATGGAGAAGAATGTGTCTTCCAAGCAGGATACCTTCACCCTGCCTCCGGCTGCGGAGAGCGAGTCTGAGGATGCTTCCAACAATGAGAAGCGCTAA
- a CDS encoding DNA repair protein rad9, putative, with product MISLSLSLGPPALVRLHDALICLSKFSETVAIEAEPDILRFSALNSTKTGFASFAFEKGIFFEAYSFNSSSGGRSGSVSLDRFFCQIYIKALLSIFRGRIDKNKDTAVERCEMELHEDMQQTECRLTVKMICGLGVIKSYKLTYEPAAIQHAVFDKSKATSMWTADPRFLRQLIEHFSLSAEQLDMYSDSGRAVFTSFTTKIMEGKEVLKHPVHTSVAADKRDFQKYLVEENMHVAINLKDFKAVVSHAETANATVTARYTRPCKPLQLEYRFEGINAEFTVMTRGQADSDDVPTSSRATIPRQTPTPIPISTARPRDTRPAVTPSTQMPPPPPRSRSIRPLNGSSTQENLSQRASADRPAASGLSMDFDSLFVPADDDRQWDEMNEEEEPQDILGWDASGTQDAFGASIRDAEPSFSKQDGSHAEDTDEEMGLPPTQRLSQVRHYGLFD from the exons ATGATCTCGCTCTCCTTGTCTCTAGGCCCGCCGGCCTTAGTCCGGCTCCACGACGCCTTGATATGCCTATCCAAGTTCAGCGAAACCGTCGCTATCGAAGCAGAGCCTGACATC CTCCGCTTCAGTGCGCTCAATTCCACCAAGACAGGGTTTGCTTCCTTCGCGTTCGAGAAGGGGATTTTCTTTGAGGCGTATTCTTTCAACTCCAGCAGTGGTGGAAGGAGTGGCAGTGTTTCGCTGGACCGGTTCTTCTGCCAGATCTATATCAAA GCACTTCTCTCCATATTCCGCGGAAGAATTGACAAAAATAAGGACACAGCCGTTGAACGCTGTGAGATGGAGTTGCATGAAGATATGCAGCAAACCGAGTGTCGACTAACAGTGAAGATGATATGCGGACTAG GCGTGATCAAGTCATACAAGCTGACCTACGAACCGGCGGCAATTCAGCATGCCGTTTTCGACAAATCCAAAGCTACCAGCATGTGGACTGCTGATCCACGGTTTCTCAGGCAACTCATTGAGCATTTCAGCTTATCTGCAGAGCAGCTGGACATGTACTCTGATTCTGGCAGAGCGGTGTTCACAAGCTTCACAACAAAGATCATGGAGGGCAAAG AAGTACTTAAACACCCAGTCCATACATCCGTAGCAGCAGACAAGCGCGATTTCCAAAAATACTTGGTCGAAGAGAACATGCACGTCGCGATCAACCTAAAAGACTTCAAAGCCGTCGTTTCGCATGCCGAAACGGCAAATGCCACCGTAACAGCACGGTATACTCGACCCTGCAAGCCTCTGCAACTCGAATACCGATTCGAAGGCATCAACGCAGAATTCACAGTCATGACCCGCGGCCAGGCAGATAGCGATGACGTCCCCACATCATCACGAGCGACAATCCCACGACAAACGCCCACGCCTATCCCAATCTCAACAGCCAGGCCGCGCGATACTCGCCCAGCGGTGACACCAAGTACGCAGATGCCCCCGCCGCCACCGCGAAGCAGATCGATCCGTCCTCTCAATGGATCATCCACGCAGGAGAATCTGAGCCAGAGGGCCAGCGCAGATCGACCAGCGGCGTCTGGCCTTTCAATGGATTTCGATAGCCTTTTCGTACCTGCTGATGATGACCGGCAGTGGGATGAGATGAATGAAGAGGAGGAGCCCCAGGATATTCTTGGATGGGATGCGTCGGGAACACAG GACGCATTCGGAGCATCGATTCGCGACGCCGAGCCTTCGTTCTCGAAACAGGATGGTTCTCATGCCGAGGATACAGACGAGGAGATGGGTCTTCCGCCTACACAGCGTTTGTCTCAG GTTCGCCACTATGGTCTTTTCGACTGA
- a CDS encoding putative ATP-dependent protease (CrgA), with the protein MTSLTPLSFSVSVSFGGSRISFPEISSQTPNEHDQTRDVGQQEQNNETFVSQWFVIGAFLAIFLAQVGVNFLHAVRSGRRRRRFLEMQFPQPLPQRNREQDRGLNREPIPNTNTAEENARDDAEGRPVTGNAPGVG; encoded by the coding sequence ATGACATCATTGACACCGTTGTCTTTCTCGGTCTCGGTTTCATTTGGTGGCTCCAGAATATCGTTCCCTGAGATCAGCTCGCAAACACCCAACGAACATGATCAAACTCGCGACGTTGGCCAACAAGAGCAGAACAATGAAACATTTGTCTCTCAGTGGTTTGTGATTGGCGCTTTTCTAGCGATTTTCCTCGCCCAGGTTGGGGTTAATTTCTTGCATGCTGTTCGAAGCGGAAGACGCCGGCGACGGTTTCTAGAAATGCAGTTTCCGCAGCCCTTGCCCCAGCGGAATAGGGAGCAAGACCGTGGCTTGAATAGAGAGCCTATTCCCAACACGAATACTGCAGAGGAAAATGCACGAGATGACGCCGAGGGACGACCCGTCACAGGAAACGCTCCTGGTGTTGGATAG
- a CDS encoding Zinc finger, RING-type produces the protein MREFGTRNLHAFGKEIKLGLFEEILGSEANKDWSEDDRPLLQWKADGRNQNGSGQLRQHGWLRGIYSMALEGRFPSDASEVIYGESTTPVESTEAQDLIDFQTLRDSLRTELDCQVCYALVLDPMTTPCGHTFCQKCVARVLDHTDLCPICRRKIGMPNDIQLEPINKTMARLIDYFFLDQISVRREASAQDEIGPDYEKNLPLFVCTLSFPTMPTFLHIFEPRYRLMIRRVLANGNGKFGMVMYNRQGRVLPGQLDDVPFVQYGTLLMIERYELLPDGRSLVVATGVSRFKIVDSGMLDGYYVAKTERVDDIALAEEERLESIETSRDTINPLPEGNESDLPLDSMSTQQLLLSAREFISNQRRSGAPWLHPRVMLAYGPVPTDAARFPWWFASILPISEEEKYPILAATSVRERLKISAKWARRLEARDWSTRSSLYSVL, from the exons TCGGACTATTTGAAGAAATTCTGGGGTCAGAGGCAAACAAAGATTGGTCCGAGGATGACAGACCATTACTGCAGTGGAAGGCCGATGGGAGGAATCAAAACGGAAGTGGACAACTGCGGCAGCACGGATGGCTGCGGGGGATCTATAGCATGGCACTGGAAGGCCGATTCCCGTCTGATGCATCCGAGGTTATCTATGGAGAGTCTACAACTCCAGTCGAAAGCACAGAAGCACAGGATCTCATTGACTTTCAAACACTACGAGATAGTCTCCGCACCGAGCTAGACTGCCAGGTTTGCTATGCACTCGTCCTGGATCCGATGACCACACCTTGTGGCCACACTTTCTGCCAAAAATGTGTCGCGCGGGTCTTGGACCATACTGATCTGTGCCCTATTTGTCGCCGAAAGATAGGTATGCCGAATGATATACAATTAGAGCCTATAAATAAGACTATGGCGCGACTGATCGACTACTTCTTCCTCGACCAAATCTCAGTCAGGCGGGAGGCCAGCGCCCAAGATGAGATAGGCCCGGATTATGAGAAGAACTTGCCTCTTTTTGTGTGCACGCTATCATTCCCAACGATGCCGACTTTCCTTCATATCTTCGAGCCCCGGTACCGACTTATGATTCGGCGGGTTCTTGCAAATGGAAATGGAAAGTTCGGCATGGTCATGTACAACCGGCAAGGCCGGGTCCTTCCCGGCCAACTGGATGATGTGCCGTTCGTGCAATATGGAACGCTCTTGATGATCGAGCGATACGAGCTTCTTCCAGATGGCCGCAGTCTTGTGGTGGCTACAGGCGTGTCGCGGTTCAAGATCGTCGACTCGGGGATGCTGGATGGCTATTATGTTGCCAAGACAGAGCGCGTAGATGATATCGCACTCGCTGAGGAGGAGCGGCTTGAGTCAATAGAGACGTCAAGAGACACTATAAATCCTCTGCCAGAGGGAAATGAATCCGATCTCCCGTTGGACTCAATGTCAACTCAACAATTGCTCCTTTCGGCGAGAGAGTTCATCAGCAATCAGCGAAGATCTGGGGCACCTTGGCTGCATCCACGCGTCATGCTAGCATACGGGCCTGTCCCCACAGATGCAGCCCGCTTTCCATGGTGGTTTGCAAGCATTTTGCCCATctccgaagaagagaaatatcCCATACTCGCCGCTACAAGTGTTCGAGAAAGACTGAAAATTTCGGCAAAATGGGCGAGACGGCTTGAGGCCCGAGACTG GTCTACTCGCTCATCACTTTATTCTGTCTTATGA